From the genome of Labedella gwakjiensis:
CAGCGACGAACTCGACGGGGTGCTGGCAGGAGCCGACGTCTTCCTCGTGTCCGGCTTCAACACCATCCAGGACCCGTCGCTGCTGCGGCAGCGTGTGGACCGCGTCCGTTCGGCGATCCGGTCGGCGGCCGACGACACGATCGTCGTCTACGAGGACGCCGGCTACCACGAACCCGCGTTCAGCCACGTGGTCCGCGACGCGATCGCGCCGGACGTGACCGTGTACAGCCTCAACGAGGAGGAGTTCCTCGCGTACGTGGGGCGCGACGTCGACCTGCTCGACGCGACGGATGTCCTCGCGGCGCTCGACGGTCTCCTCGATCTCATCCCGTCCCCGTGCCTCGTCGTGCACACGAAGCACTGGGCCCTCTCGGCCGGTCCGCGCGCCGCGCGTTTCGCCGACGCCGTGCTCGGTGGAGTCGTCATGGCGAGCACGCGCTACCTCGTGGGCGACGGTCAGACCGCCGACGACTACGCGGCCACCGCTGCGCTGCCGCGCACCGAGGCGGGCTCCCGCTTCGCCGCCGAGATCGAGAGCCTCTCCCGCGGAGCCATCCACTGCCACGCGGCGTTCGTCCTCGAGGTCGACCGACCGACGACGATCGGATTGGGCGATACCTTCATCGGAGGCATCATCGCGGTGCTCGCGGATGAGCGGGGGATCCCCTCCGTCACCGCACCCGAGACCCGATCCCAACCCGTGGAGACCATGTGAACCCCGTCGTCCTGCCGTCGAACCGACCGCCCGAGCGCTTCTATCGCGGCGGTCGACGCATCACCGACCTCCGTGGGGAGGACCCGGCGGGTGAACGCGAGCCCGAGGACTGGGTGGCGTCGGTCACGACGGTCGCGGGCGAGGAACGCACGGGTCTGACCACGCTCCCCGACGGAAGGCTGCTGCGGGACGCGATAGCCGACGACCCGTTCGCCTGGCTCGGCGCCGAGCACGTCGCGCGCTTCGGCGTGGATCCGATGCTGCTCGTGAAGCTCCTCGACGCGGGGGAGCGCCTCCCGGTGCACGCGCACCCGCACGGCACGTTCGCCCACAAGCACCTCGGGCGCGCGCACGGGAAGGCGGAGGCCTGGGTGATCCTCGACGGCGGGGAGGTGCACCTCGGCCTCCGCCGGGACCTGACCACGGGCGAGCTCGACGATCTCCTGCGGCGACAGGACAGCGCGGCCCTCCTCGACGCGATGCACCGGATCGACGTGCGGAGGGGCGATGTCGTCTACGTGCCGCCCGGTGTGCTCCACGCGATCGGCGGCGGCGTCTTCCTCGCCGAGCTGCAGGAGCCGGAGGACCTGTCGATCCTCGTGGAGTGGCAGGGATTCGCCCTCGACGGCGAGAGCGACGGGCACCTGGGGCTCGGCTTCGAGCTCGCCCTGAGCGCCGTCGAACGCCGGGCGCGTTCCGCCGAGGAGATCGGTGCCCTCGTGCACCGTGCGCTCGGGGACACTCCGCTGCTCGCCGCGGAGGCCGACGAGTACTTCCGGCTCGAGTGGGTGGTGGCCGACGACGGCGCGCCGATCTCGGTCGCCGCAGGCTTCGCCGTGGTCCTCGTGCTCGAAGGGGCGCTCGAGCTCGCCGTCACCGGGGGTGTGCTCGGCGTGACCGGGGGACGGACGCTCGTCGTGCCGCACGCGGCCGGTCCCCTCGCCGTCCGAGGCGCCGGCGAGCTGCTCGTGTGCCGCCCGCCGACAGCGGGATCTCCCGCGTGACGGTCGGCTGAGACGGGCGCGGGTCGCGGTCAGGCCACGGGAACGGGCTGGCGGCGCATCACCCGGACCCCCGCCACCGCGGCGAGCAGGATGACCGCGGGAATGAGGAACGCGAGTCCGCCGACACCGTCGATGAGGGCACCGATCCCCACCGCACCGAGGAGGGCCCCGCCGTAATTGAAGAGGTTGACCCGCGCGATGACCTCGTCGCTGCGTGCCGGCAGCACGTCTCCGGCCGCTCCGAAGGCGACCGGCACGAGCACACCGACGGCGAGGCCGCTCAGGGCGAACCCCACGAGGGCCGCGGCGGAACCCGGGACGAGCGCCACGACGAGGCCCCCGAGGACACCGACGGCGACGCCGGCCACGGCCGTCCCCGATCGACCGATCCGCCGGGTGAGGGGGTCCGTCCCGAGACGGGAGGCGAGCACCGCGGCCTGGTAGAGCGCGTAGCCGAGCGGCGCGACGGCCGCGCCCACGCCGAGGGCCGTGAGGTGG
Proteins encoded in this window:
- a CDS encoding ADP-dependent glucokinase/phosphofructokinase, which encodes MAHRLVLGLGGTVDYEIDWDGRVVGALAEQYGITPDELDRTIPVVDERSLLVTLLAFVRDGAGGERFVASPDIVAAYADRFATRVTLGGTCVRAAIALRSLGHDSLVHLVSIDDHVRRLLPEGVDYICSATSDSTDPHLIVQFPSGPAVIGGPVPLDAPFPNRVIYTNDEPNRNLFISDELDGVLAGADVFLVSGFNTIQDPSLLRQRVDRVRSAIRSAADDTIVVYEDAGYHEPAFSHVVRDAIAPDVTVYSLNEEEFLAYVGRDVDLLDATDVLAALDGLLDLIPSPCLVVHTKHWALSAGPRAARFADAVLGGVVMASTRYLVGDGQTADDYAATAALPRTEAGSRFAAEIESLSRGAIHCHAAFVLEVDRPTTIGLGDTFIGGIIAVLADERGIPSVTAPETRSQPVETM
- a CDS encoding class I mannose-6-phosphate isomerase, yielding MNPVVLPSNRPPERFYRGGRRITDLRGEDPAGEREPEDWVASVTTVAGEERTGLTTLPDGRLLRDAIADDPFAWLGAEHVARFGVDPMLLVKLLDAGERLPVHAHPHGTFAHKHLGRAHGKAEAWVILDGGEVHLGLRRDLTTGELDDLLRRQDSAALLDAMHRIDVRRGDVVYVPPGVLHAIGGGVFLAELQEPEDLSILVEWQGFALDGESDGHLGLGFELALSAVERRARSAEEIGALVHRALGDTPLLAAEADEYFRLEWVVADDGAPISVAAGFAVVLVLEGALELAVTGGVLGVTGGRTLVVPHAAGPLAVRGAGELLVCRPPTAGSPA